In a single window of the Agromyces sp. H17E-10 genome:
- the rpmF gene encoding 50S ribosomal protein L32, which translates to MAVPKRKKSRANIHARRSQWKAEVPTLVKTVENGKVTYSLPHRAKVVEDSAGTPLFLEYKGRKVADV; encoded by the coding sequence ATGGCTGTTCCCAAGCGGAAGAAGTCACGCGCCAACATCCACGCGCGCCGTTCGCAGTGGAAGGCCGAGGTCCCCACGCTCGTCAAGACCGTCGAGAACGGCAAGGTCACCTACAGCCTCCCGCACCGCGCGAAGGTCGTCGAGGACTCGGCGGGCACCCCGCTCTTCCTCGAGTACAAGGGCCGCAAGGTCGCCGACGTCTAG
- a CDS encoding YceD family protein: MVIKHSPFSVNVRDLVNRPGEMREQLITVPAPEQLGEGLVSVAAGSELDLDLRLESVHEGILVTAEVDATAEGECGRCLTDIALPVRVEFQELFGYHGGEAIEYEVQDDHVDLEPLIRDAVVLALPFQPVCRPDCPGLDPETGLRLADHPELVTPEHSDPRWAALAGFQASEDNGPDASSGADQQREER; this comes from the coding sequence GTGGTCATCAAGCACTCCCCGTTCAGCGTGAACGTGCGCGATCTCGTCAACCGTCCGGGCGAGATGCGCGAACAGCTCATCACCGTGCCCGCGCCCGAGCAGCTCGGCGAGGGCCTCGTCTCCGTCGCGGCGGGTTCGGAGCTCGATCTCGACCTCCGGCTCGAGTCGGTGCACGAGGGAATCCTCGTCACCGCCGAGGTCGACGCGACCGCCGAGGGCGAGTGCGGTCGGTGCCTCACCGACATCGCACTGCCCGTCCGAGTCGAGTTCCAAGAACTCTTCGGGTATCATGGCGGGGAAGCAATCGAGTATGAGGTTCAAGACGACCACGTGGATCTTGAACCACTCATCCGAGATGCGGTGGTGCTGGCACTGCCGTTCCAGCCGGTGTGCCGACCGGATTGCCCAGGTCTCGACCCAGAGACGGGGCTCCGACTGGCCGATCATCCGGAACTCGTCACCCCTGAGCACAGCGATCCTCGCTGGGCCGCGCTCGCGGGGTTCCAGGCTTCCGAAGACAACGGTCCGGATGCGTCGTCCGGCGCCGATCAGCAGAGAGAAGAGAGATAG
- a CDS encoding carboxypeptidase regulatory-like domain-containing protein — MPRILSAAATTAVIALVGALLGTSPAIAADGDGLGAASISGTVRGAVGEPFEGACVTVSSDDDGDGNWTLVGEPVQTVADGGYAIADLQAGTYAVSADGCGDVSFEATWYRTGTTRPASADEGLIALAEDASATDVDIQLIAAPIQNLEAPGVAGAPVVGQELTATPGTWSPDGLDFAYQWNADDAPIDGATAPTFVVTADQLGASISVAVTATRPGFETAAAVSAPTGHVVAGSLPAFTAEITGDAQVGAPLSTVLPDGDGVTAQWNRGDTPIEGATGATYVPTVDDLGATITVTITRTVDGYETRSVTSSPTGAVVEGVLPEFVPVVSGAAAVGATLSSSVPSSGAVTVQWLRNGEPVAGEMSPSYVVKASDLGSVFSVEVTQSVPGYAVSVTTSVPTAAVALGTQPVFTPVVSGTVAVGRTLAVSVPAGPAYTYQWYRNGAAISGATSSKYVVVAADLGLPLKVRVVAKVTGYADRTAYSASTVKVVAGTIASFTPVVKGTTIVGSTLGVTVPSGNSYKYQWLRNGAKISGATASTYKLVTADAGTKVSVTVVASRTGYTSLSKTSAATPTVLRALTASPTPTISGTRKVGYLLTAVPGTWSPAPVALKYQWYRSGTAITGATASTYRAAAADLGKSVTVVVTGSKSGYATVARKSAGTAAIVPGTISLSTPSLSGQVRVGYTLTASATASPTATLKYQWYLNSTAISGATAKTFAVKTWMIGKQVSVKVTASRSGYSTVSKFSTRTVGVLTAYPSITANGVYKVGVDIKPGTYYTKGGADQYCYWDLATDYAGSNVITSDAGYGRRMVTILSSDPYFYTEGCGVWYRYDGTGSRATSFGDGVYGVGANIQTGLYQSLGNDPDGYCYVAGLALARPYDTDAINWNDIGYGGDFTVRIDSTDKYFESAGCNKWVRISG; from the coding sequence GTGCCACGCATCCTGTCCGCCGCAGCGACCACTGCGGTCATCGCCCTCGTCGGCGCTCTCCTCGGGACGTCCCCCGCAATCGCAGCCGACGGCGACGGACTCGGCGCGGCGTCGATCTCGGGCACCGTGCGCGGCGCGGTCGGCGAGCCCTTCGAGGGGGCCTGCGTGACCGTCTCCTCGGACGACGACGGCGACGGGAACTGGACCCTCGTCGGAGAGCCCGTGCAGACGGTGGCCGACGGCGGGTACGCCATCGCAGACCTGCAGGCGGGCACGTACGCGGTCTCCGCCGACGGATGCGGAGACGTCTCGTTCGAGGCGACGTGGTACCGCACCGGCACGACGCGTCCGGCTTCCGCCGACGAAGGACTCATCGCGCTCGCCGAGGACGCATCGGCGACGGACGTCGACATCCAGTTGATCGCTGCGCCGATCCAGAACCTCGAGGCGCCGGGCGTCGCCGGAGCACCGGTCGTCGGCCAAGAGCTGACCGCGACGCCGGGAACGTGGAGTCCCGACGGGCTCGACTTCGCGTACCAGTGGAATGCCGATGACGCGCCGATCGACGGCGCCACCGCGCCGACGTTCGTCGTGACCGCCGACCAGCTGGGCGCATCGATCTCGGTCGCCGTCACGGCGACGCGACCCGGATTCGAGACCGCTGCCGCGGTGTCCGCGCCGACCGGGCACGTCGTCGCGGGCAGCCTGCCCGCATTCACCGCCGAGATCACGGGTGACGCACAGGTGGGGGCGCCGCTCTCGACCGTGCTTCCCGACGGCGACGGGGTGACCGCGCAGTGGAACCGGGGCGACACGCCCATCGAGGGCGCGACGGGCGCGACGTACGTACCGACGGTCGATGACCTCGGTGCGACGATCACCGTGACCATCACCCGAACCGTCGACGGCTACGAGACCCGCAGCGTGACGAGCTCGCCCACCGGCGCGGTGGTCGAGGGCGTACTTCCCGAGTTCGTGCCGGTGGTGAGCGGTGCCGCGGCCGTGGGGGCGACGTTGTCCAGCTCGGTTCCGTCGTCGGGCGCGGTCACGGTGCAGTGGTTGCGGAACGGTGAGCCGGTCGCCGGTGAGATGTCGCCGTCGTACGTGGTGAAGGCGAGCGACCTGGGTTCGGTGTTCTCGGTCGAGGTGACCCAGAGCGTGCCGGGCTACGCCGTGTCGGTCACGACGAGCGTGCCGACGGCGGCCGTCGCGCTCGGTACGCAGCCGGTGTTCACGCCGGTCGTGTCGGGCACGGTCGCGGTGGGACGGACACTGGCGGTGTCGGTGCCTGCAGGTCCGGCATACACGTACCAGTGGTACCGGAACGGAGCCGCGATCTCGGGTGCGACGTCGAGCAAGTACGTCGTCGTCGCGGCCGATCTCGGCCTTCCGCTGAAGGTGCGTGTCGTGGCGAAGGTCACGGGGTATGCCGACCGGACTGCGTACTCGGCATCGACGGTGAAGGTCGTGGCCGGGACGATCGCGTCGTTCACGCCGGTCGTCAAGGGCACGACGATCGTGGGCTCCACCTTGGGTGTCACGGTGCCCTCGGGCAACTCGTACAAGTACCAGTGGCTGCGCAACGGGGCGAAGATCTCGGGTGCGACGGCGTCGACGTACAAGCTCGTCACGGCCGATGCCGGTACGAAGGTCTCCGTCACGGTCGTCGCCTCGCGAACGGGCTACACGTCGCTGTCGAAGACGTCGGCGGCCACCCCGACGGTGCTGCGTGCCCTCACGGCATCGCCGACGCCGACGATCTCGGGTACGCGCAAGGTCGGCTACCTGCTGACGGCAGTGCCGGGCACGTGGTCACCGGCGCCGGTGGCCCTCAAGTACCAGTGGTATCGGTCGGGCACGGCGATCACGGGTGCGACGGCCTCGACGTATCGTGCTGCCGCCGCCGATCTCGGCAAGTCAGTCACCGTGGTCGTCACCGGTTCCAAGTCCGGGTATGCCACCGTCGCCCGCAAGTCGGCGGGGACTGCGGCGATCGTGCCGGGTACGATCTCGCTGTCGACGCCGTCGCTGTCGGGCCAGGTGCGGGTGGGATACACGCTGACGGCGTCCGCCACCGCGTCCCCGACCGCGACCCTGAAGTACCAGTGGTACCTCAACAGCACCGCGATCAGCGGGGCGACGGCGAAGACGTTCGCGGTCAAGACGTGGATGATCGGCAAGCAGGTGAGCGTCAAGGTGACGGCGAGCCGCAGCGGCTACAGCACGGTCTCGAAGTTCTCGACGCGCACCGTCGGGGTGCTCACCGCCTACCCGTCGATCACGGCGAACGGCGTGTACAAGGTCGGGGTCGACATCAAGCCTGGAACCTACTACACGAAGGGTGGGGCAGACCAGTACTGCTACTGGGATCTGGCCACCGACTACGCCGGTAGCAATGTCATCACGTCGGACGCTGGATATGGCCGGCGCATGGTGACGATCCTGAGCAGCGACCCGTATTTCTACACCGAGGGTTGTGGCGTGTGGTACCGATACGACGGAACCG
- the rnc gene encoding ribonuclease III — MQQTLQVEIDPALLLLALTHRSFAYENGGIPTNERLEFLGDSILGQAVTVKLFRDNPDLDEGELAKRRASLVSSVALAEVGRAIGVGRYIRLGRGETLTGGADKPSILADTVEAIIGAVYLDAGGEVATDLVLRLVTPLMQDPERFGAAMDPKTSLQEIAARRSAPAPSYSVAESGPDHNKHFVATVTVGDLVEASGEGSSKKQAEMAAALEAWTLLNAAG, encoded by the coding sequence CTGCAGCAGACGCTGCAGGTCGAGATCGATCCCGCGCTCCTGCTCCTCGCGCTCACGCACCGGTCGTTCGCGTACGAGAACGGCGGCATCCCGACCAACGAGCGCCTCGAGTTCCTCGGCGACTCGATCCTCGGTCAGGCCGTCACCGTCAAACTGTTCCGCGACAACCCCGACCTCGACGAGGGCGAGCTCGCGAAGCGGCGTGCCAGCCTCGTCTCGAGTGTCGCGCTCGCGGAGGTGGGTCGTGCGATCGGCGTCGGCCGGTACATCCGGCTGGGCCGCGGCGAGACGCTCACGGGCGGCGCCGACAAGCCGTCGATCCTCGCAGACACGGTCGAGGCGATCATCGGCGCGGTGTACCTCGACGCCGGCGGCGAGGTTGCGACCGATCTCGTGCTGCGTCTGGTCACGCCCCTCATGCAGGATCCCGAGCGTTTCGGCGCCGCGATGGACCCGAAGACGAGCCTGCAGGAGATCGCAGCACGTCGCAGCGCACCGGCGCCGTCCTATTCGGTGGCCGAATCCGGCCCCGACCACAACAAGCACTTCGTCGCGACCGTGACGGTCGGCGACCTCGTCGAGGCGTCTGGCGAGGGCTCGAGCAAGAAGCAGGCCGAGATGGCCGCCGCGCTCGAGGCCTGGACCCTGCTCAACGCCGCGGGCTGA